GCCTAATTGGAAGGCATCAggactaaaaaaaatataataaatccttatttgtttttgctttttctgtgcagACTGGGACCTGGGTGTGTGCTTGCAGTATGAGTGTAAAAGGAAGCAGTTGCGAAAACCTGACATCTTAAATTCCTGGATTGATCTCAAAGCAACATATAAGGTGAGAAAAATCATTAGACTGAAACGCTTATACCCATGTTACCATCTCAAAGGCCAAGTATACCTAAACTAATAATGTATGTTCCAGCGTCTAGTTacccctttgttttctttctgtgttatCACTCAATAACAAATTGCATGCTCTAGAATAGCGTGAATTTTAACAGAGTCTTAATGCTTGGAAAAGTATTGAGTGTTTCTGTTACATAAATGAATGATAATCCCAGAACATTTTTTTGAGCTGCTCTTCCTTTGCTGACATCTTTTGCTCTGATTGCTGCCTTAACTCCTGTTTTTCCTATGCTCTCCTTACTGCTTTACACTGCTGCATGGAAAATAGTGATCCTCATCTGTTTAGAAGGTACATATGGATATAGTATGggaattaaatatatacatatatatacacactttgACCAGAAAGTATATTCTGAACAGCATTAGTAATActggaaaatgaatatatatatatatatatatacgtatataaaaatgaatttatactGAGAAGATGAAAGgctttgtgtatgtgtgtgtgtttgtggtggtgggatttttttggcttgttttttcaTAGTCTACGTGGCAAAGAGTTCTGCCTTAGGGACTAATGGCACCTAGGTTCCCCTGTGTAGCCAGGGAAGCTTTCAAAGGTTTATCCAGGAGTCTTACCTGTCCACTGATACTTGGAGTTTAAGCAGCAGAATTAAGTCTCTAAAGATAAGCAGTGCAATTATAGGAGAAACAGGGAATATTAAGTGAGAAAAAGTACTATATTTGGCACATATATAAACTCTTTTTAATGCTTATACCTTTGCAATGTGCAATGGTTTAAATATTCAAGATAGTACTTATAATTGTATTCCCCAGGGCTGTTGTTCTGTTAAAGCCTTCATCAATGTAAACTATAAagtgcaaatgaaaatgaaatgaggtTAGATAGAATGGATTAGTTTAAGGCTGGGAGAAGGGATTTATGGTTCTTTCCATTCTAATCTGTTACAGGGTAAGTCACATACTGAGTTATACTTATCTTCATTTTACAGTTAtgataaatatttgatttgCACAATGGCCTTGTGAGATGTACTATTTGTAAGGTGAtatttttgaactgtttttcACTCCACTGTGAAGGcgttttaaaatactttttattaacCACCTGCATGTTTTTCCCTAGGCCTTCTATAATAGAAAGCCTAAAGGACTAAATGGTGCTTTGCAGGATTTGGGGCTAACTTTTGCAGGACGGGAACATTCTGGTAAGCATGATATGATCATCctcattttaatatatatacatatctttTATAAGACTAGATAGCTACTATTTAGCTTTAGTTAGCTAAACTAAACTAGCTAGTAATATCTACTAGTTAATACAAATCATAAATGTTACTTCCAGGCTATGCAATGTTCTGTTCAACAAAACCATCAAAGTAAGAAAAGACAGATTATTCAAAGATTAGTTTGTCATTTCTAACCTTGtgctttgtttcagaaatcTTTCCTAAAACTTTTGCCTGTATGTTGCACAAGATCAAGCTCTGGATTGCTAgggtgcaaaagaaaaaagagtggGGGAAAGATAAGAAAACTTGATCTTCCCTGATAGGTCTGGACAGCTTATTAGTGTAAGAGAATACCAGcacaatgtgatttttttaattattttttttgacctAGCTAATACAACTGAACCTGGATTTTGATAATTGTGGCTATATATTCAGCTGTATGGGTTGGTCCTTCAGATGTTTCAGCacaggggattttttttttctttttaacttccACTGCCCTTTTTTGAACTATATAACAGTGTCAGAATTATGTGAATCCATTTCATTTATGTAAGGTGTACCTAAATGTCACTTTTCCTCTAATAAGAACCATCCCCAGTAGTAGTTTAAAAGGAAGGCATTAATATAACCATGCTTTTGAAGGGTTGGATGATTCTCGGAATACTGCCCGTCTTGCTTGGAGGATGATTTGTGATGGATGTGTGTTGAAAATTACTAAATCTTTGGATAAGGTTAGTAACTATTTCGTATCTATCCTCCTACTTGTCTTATAGCCTGAAATACAGATGAAAGGTGAGCTATAACAAAATCAATATCTTGactatgaataataataatatctcTAAGCTGACACACTTACTAGTTTTGTACATTGATTTCTAAAACTTCTTGGGTATTCACTCTCCAAAATCTTGTTTGATTTATGGACTCCCTAGGCATATCTGAAGAAGAATTTAATTTCTAGAACACTGAATGCAAACTTCACTGACAAGACTCCACTGGGAAGTAACAGCAAACCCGAAACATCCAGAGAGAGAACTTGTAAAACAAACTCTCTGGCAGagaaaaaccacaacagtattGTGGGAATTATCATAAATTCTAAAGTACAAAATGAAGAACAGCAGACCACTTGTACCAATTCCTCTGCAGACATCCATGTTGCATCTAGCAGCAGCTTGAGGACTGACTTAAACAATCAAGCCCAAAGCTCTTTGTCAGTGTCTACTGACAGacttcctcttcctcttggACATGTGCAGCAATCTCACAGTAATTTATCAAGAGGCATTCAGCAAGGATTGAACAACGGGCATATTATGAGTACAACCAGATACAGCTTTCCAGTACATGGATCAGGACTAGTACTTGTCTCCACTACCATCTCCTCAGTTAACATCTCCACTGAGGATATCAGTACTAGTTCTGATTGTTTACCTCTGCTGGCTGACTGGGAAGATGTAGCTTTAATACCAGAATCTCAATCCGAACAAAAATCAGACTGTGTTGAATTTAAAGCTGGCTCAAGTATGGATATTTTAACAGTGTTTGAAGAAGAAACAATTCCAAAGCAATCAGCTGTGATGAGTTCAGATAATCAAAGTTCAGGGAAAACTGTTGTACCCGTGGAACCTCTCAAATCTATTATTTACAAAAGTCCTGATACTACTATCTATAATGTAGGAACAGTACAAGGGCAGACTTCAaatctttcagcttttaaattACCATCTGCAAAGGTAAATGCTATTTCATCACAATCAAcatcaatgaaaaataattctactCCTTTTGAGGTTCCTAAAAGAAAGCCAACTAGTCCAAAAATGTTCCCACCAGCAAAGAAACGGTCTTTCtctatatataaagaaaaaaatgcatcttttgaTCATTCTTTACCTTTAAGAAGTTCAAACTTGTCCAAAGTGTCTCATGCCATTCTGAACTCCACAGTCAATCTGAATCAGTCTGTAAcagctgtgaaaaatgaaaaaccaacTCCCCCTCTGTGTAACTGTGGTCGAAGAGCTAAAAGGCTGTATGTATCAAATGCTGGTCCAAATCATggcaaagcatttttttgttgtccTGTTGGCAAGCATGACAGTAATAAGAAAGGTTGTGGATACTTCAAGTGGGAAAATGCCtttctaaaagagaaaactaaTGTTCTCACCCTGAATGCAGGTGCCTCAACCTCTCTTAGAACTTGCCCCAGTACTTTAGGAAATTCTTCCAACAAAAAACGTTTGTTCCTTAGGCCATCTATGAGAACTTGAcatttactacttttttttgtcttaatctTTAATCGTTAGTTAACCATACTTAATATAACCAGGACAGTGTAATGATGTCGAATGTTTTCATCCCATTCTCAGAACGTGACATTGCTTGGTTAATGTGGataaaaattgaaattgttCAAGCATACAGAAATATTCATATATTATAAACTATATAATTAATGAAGTgtgagagaacagaaaatactaAATGCTAAAATTAGTATGAGCAGCTGTTATTATTTATACTGtatcatgtattttaaattctttgctAGTCTAGTCCTCAACACTTTAATGATGTAATTTTACTTGCActatttcttctaaatataCTTTTAGTGATTATAAGTAtaactttgaaaatgtatttataagtTGTCACACTTTTCAGAAGTGATTCTTGAAGCAAGTGttcttttaaactctttttttaattatttaagtaACAATAAAGATAAAATGCCAGTGACACTTTCAAGTTTATTTAATGCATCTGTTGTACTCTTGACTACAGgagttttccatttcatttgtATCAGTCTGTCTGCTTTTGTACTATGAGCTATTAGTGTAGCACCAGGGACAGCCGAATGCTGGGGATCAGGTAAGAATTTAGGAGTTGGACatgatgatcttagaggtcttttccaacctaaatgattctatgaatttatGAAAACCTAAACTAAGAAGGCCATAGTCTTTTACTCTACATTACCATGTAAATCAGCATTATcttacttttgtttaaaaacaaaagacctactctataaaaaaaacaacagaactcTACTATTTTCTCCACTCCTTCTGGCGTAGTTCATTTCTTTGGATCTTCCCACTGACAGTTTTTGGCAACTGTTGAACGAACTCCATCTaatgggaaagggaagaaattgcAATACAAAATAAGATACGCTTTACCTAAATTTTGACTTACTTAatctcagcagcacagccttaTAAGCCATATAACAGTTGATACCTGCTATCAAATAATTCACTACCtgctactgaaaaatatttaaaatattgggGTAATTGAAGACTCACCTTCCGAGGATACTTGTATGGAGCAGTAACTTTCTTAACATGGTCCTGTAGctctttcattatttcttctggATCACGTGAAACATAGTCAGATGTTAAAACAACAAAGGCTTTCACTACCTTAAAGGAACAATGGGTTAAATGTCAATGAAACACAGCACAACAGTAAGATTTGAAACATTAACCAAACACTTGCTGACAAAATGTAGAACAATGTATAGGGCTGATACAAACAGCTTTGCCAATATCTGCACATGCTGAATTTGTATGGACCGGAGGTAATTTATATACATTTACTAAAGACCCATAATTTTAAGTATTTGAATGTTAAGAAAAATTTTCAAATGGTGCTTTTGTTATATGTGATATTGGGGCAACTGTCTCAGGTCAGTTTTTCTGGCATGGAGGGATAGAGTAGAATGCCAACTTGaatttatttagtttaaaaaattaatcacTGGGTAGACAAATACAGTGGAAAATGGGTTTCAACAGCTCTGGTATGCACAAAGCTACTTTTAGATATAAGCTTGTTTAACTTTGTTTACCTCTCCCCTGATGGGGTCTGGACTGCTGACTACTGCTGATTCCACCACTGCGGGATGCTCTAATAGGGCACTTTCTACTTCAAATGGTCCAATACGgtatctttaaaatgaaaggtCTTTTTGAAACACACATTTGAAATACACATACCATCACACCTGAATCAGCTGTATTGTTCAAGTTTGAAGATGTATTATTACTCAGTTAAATTACCCAGCAGAAGTAATGACATCATCAGATCTTCCAACAAACCAGAAGTATCCGTCTTCATCCATAATCCCCCTGTCTCCAGTAACATAAAAATCCCCACGTAttgttgcttctgttttctctggatCATCCTGGTAAAcatgaaattgtattttatataaaaacagcttgaaaaatacattacaTTGCATTCTAACATATTCAGTATATAAGTTATGGTAAAGCCAAATACTTTTCAGACTGGTCCATGTCATCATGTGCATCAAATTCAAGTGGGACACAAATAATGATGAATTATAATAAACATTCACCATTACTAATCCACAAAACTAAATCTGTCAAAGATTTCCCTTTTTATTAAGGAAATAACAATCAAAAGAAAGTGGATTTTAACTTGTTAGGCAAGACACTGTCATGGAATGACTAATTGTGTAAGTAGACTAAATAGCtgcataaaaaaaatggaaatcccTCTTTCCTCCCCACAGGCTTTTATCCTTCTAAGTAGAGAATATGTATAGGAGGCATCAGATTCCTTGTGACAGAGATTTAACAGGACATCTGCTTTAATTGTAGTAGGGTTCTTACAGTATagcaagtaaaaagaaaaggcGGTCTTGTAGGTTTTACTCTGATGGCAATATCTCCTTCTTTTCCAGGAGACAGAATATTACCATTTTCATCtataatctgaaaataaacaaaacactgttttattATCTTGGACTCAAAGTAGAAATCATTAAATTAAGATTATAGAATCTTGGTGCTCATTTAAAGTATTTAGTTGAAATATTTCCTGGAAAATTATTCGGAGCAGTAGAGGACAGGTCTTACCCTGACATTTCAAGTGTAAGATCACTACAAATCCACTGTATTTCACACTGGGTCTTTTATCTGAGGAATTCCAAATACTGTGCTAACACGTATTGAAGTTGGTAAGACCCCAGAAGACGATAAGCAATGGGGTGGGAAAACCTTAAGAACTGAAAGATACTAAAATCTTAAACAATATTGCAAATTGATCTAGTGCTAGAATCTGCATCAACGGTTTTGTTATCACCAGGAAATAACATTCGCTCCCACTCTTCCTTAACTTGgtaatttaatttctgtcatTGCCTTAGCATTTGATATATAACCACCAGTTATCAGTAGGTTGCCATCTATGTAACCCTGTTGAGGCTGATACAACAGGGAGGTCTAGATGCTCACTTGGCACATTCAGTTTGGGACAGgaacatgcatttctttttcactctttCATTTCCTGTTGAATGATGCTACACAGTACAACTCCATGTTAAAGCTTTCAAACCTCGCTCATGGAAAATGATTATTGAGAGAGAGACAGTGCCACCAGAGGTACAATACCTTGACATCATATGTTGGAGATGGTTTTCCCATAGAACCAGGCTTAATTTTCATTCCCTTAAAATTTGCACAGACGACCACCTGTAAcagatgtgtttgtttgtttttcttttcttaattaaatgACAACTTGTACATTCAGTCTTTACCTCAGGTTTAAAATACTCAGCTAACATTGCAAATTTCTATAAGAAATAATAACGGTCCTCATTATAATCATATATCCAATGATTAAACTTCTAGAAATAAAGTACGCCCTCGATATCTTGCCCACAGCTCCAAACAATGACAATGAATGTTCTAAAGATAGcttttaaagcagaatttggAATGCAGTAATGAGGAATATACCTCTTTTGTGTTAGTTCTCAAATCAAAGCTCACAAGAGTGAGTAACAGTGCTTGGATTTTCGGTGAAGACGTTACAGTTGTTCtaggactttaaaaaaaacactacgTTTTTCTACTGTTGCCTATCACAATTGACTTTGTAACTGTTGTGATAGTTGTGATGAATCGGTGTTGTTGGAATGTGCTGAAGGGATGAGGAGTATATAAACCAAATACAACCGTGTAATCGCTTTTTCTTGGCAACATGAATGGAATTTATTGTTGTATCTGTAAAGCataatttttcatctgtaaagctGTACATACTGTTTCTGTCTGTCCATAGGCTTCATGAATATCCAGCCCAGTCTGcactttccatttttccatcaCATCGGGGTTGATCGGCTCCCCCCCACTCACACAGTGACGCAGACTTTTGAATGTATAGCTTGGtgggaaagagaaattaaataactGCCAGTTATCTATCTGTTATGTCCCATTCAATACTCTGTTCTGGTATTGTGGGAACCTTtctacacaaaaataaaaattttactgAGAGCTATTAATTCTGTTTGAACTGTGTAGCACTGAacagaaacaaatctgaaaaaaaggcaaacaaaaatgaaaaacacctgTTTTACTCCTGTATTATTTGAAAATCTTACAATCAATATTGTGTTTCTAACCCTAGAAACTGAACTGGAGTCTAAACCGAAGAGGATTGATGAAATTCAACcctaatgacaaaaaaaaaaaaaaaaaaaaaaaaaaaaaggcacaggagAGTTAAATGAGGCCGAAGAGTTTTTCATACATTTCACCAAGCTGTACTGACATACACTTCTTGTAGTGTGTATGACTGGGGAAACACAGtagaaaaacaaagggaaggAGAACGTGACTATAAAAGCACTTTGGAGGATAGGTTAAGCATGATACCATGATTATCTTATTATAGCTTCAGCTAAACTGCTTTTCACTGTTATTTATGAAATCTGAGGTGG
This is a stretch of genomic DNA from Anser cygnoides isolate HZ-2024a breed goose chromosome 15, Taihu_goose_T2T_genome, whole genome shotgun sequence. It encodes these proteins:
- the ERI2 gene encoding ERI1 exoribonuclease 2 produces the protein MILKSRILPSYSASRQLGLARSSGRARSGAAAAAQRFGHLVVVDLEATCWRGERRHSPEIIEFPAVLLNTATGEIEAEFHTYVQPQEHPVLSEFCTELTGITQNQVDEGVPLNICLSQFLKWIQKIQQEKKIVFSSDILNNSTSEAKPGTFVTWTDWDLGVCLQYECKRKQLRKPDILNSWIDLKATYKAFYNRKPKGLNGALQDLGLTFAGREHSGLDDSRNTARLAWRMICDGCVLKITKSLDKAYLKKNLISRTLNANFTDKTPLGSNSKPETSRERTCKTNSLAEKNHNSIVGIIINSKVQNEEQQTTCTNSSADIHVASSSSLRTDLNNQAQSSLSVSTDRLPLPLGHVQQSHSNLSRGIQQGLNNGHIMSTTRYSFPVHGSGLVLVSTTISSVNISTEDISTSSDCLPLLADWEDVALIPESQSEQKSDCVEFKAGSSMDILTVFEEETIPKQSAVMSSDNQSSGKTVVPVEPLKSIIYKSPDTTIYNVGTVQGQTSNLSAFKLPSAKVNAISSQSTSMKNNSTPFEVPKRKPTSPKMFPPAKKRSFSIYKEKNASFDHSLPLRSSNLSKVSHAILNSTVNLNQSVTAVKNEKPTPPLCNCGRRAKRLYVSNAGPNHGKAFFCCPVGKHDSNKKGCGYFKWENAFLKEKTNVLTLNAGASTSLRTCPSTLGNSSNKKRLFLRPSMRT